The window ATCGACATTGGAACAGGCCCGGGCGCCCTGCCGGCCGCCCTGTGCGAGCAGCCTGGCTGGAAGATAATCGGGACGGACATTGATCCGGCGATGCTGCAGCTGGCGCGCCAGCGGGTCCGATCGCCTGACGTCCATTTCCAGCTGCAGAACGCCGATTTCTTTGCCTCGGTAGCAAATGCCAGCGTCGATCGAGTCAGTTTTTGCTCGGTGCTATTCTTGCTGAGCGAAGCGGTGCGCTGTTCTTTGCTGGACGAGGCCTTGCGGATGTTGAAGCCAGAGGGCCAGTTGCTGGTACTGACGCCCACGCCCCTGCGCGCGCCGCCGTCCGCCTTGAGCGGAATTGGACTGCGCGCCTTTGCCCGCAGCAACTGGACTTTTTTTGTCTGGCGTGCAAGCACTCGAGTCAGAGCGACGCGCTGGCATCAGGAAAACTGGGCGCAACGCGTCGCAACCGAACGGGGATTGCATTACGCCG of the Leptospirales bacterium genome contains:
- a CDS encoding class I SAM-dependent methyltransferase, whose product is MLLNALRPVGPFLAAQDSEWYPLFLQSIVEHIRPAGDGLWIDIGTGPGALPAALCEQPGWKIIGTDIDPAMLQLARQRVRSPDVHFQLQNADFFASVANASVDRVSFCSVLFLLSEAVRCSLLDEALRMLKPEGQLLVLTPTPLRAPPSALSGIGLRAFARSNWTFFVWRASTRVRATRWHQENWAQRVATERGLHYAAEDVFSGYARLECLSKS